A window of the Coprobacter fastidiosus genome harbors these coding sequences:
- a CDS encoding SusC/RagA family TonB-linked outer membrane protein, producing the protein MLSHRKIKALLLLFMIMLVMPVYSQVITGKVIDANNKEPIIGASIQVKGTSIGTMSDLDGQFKITVKDKNASLQVSYVGYKTVVQPLNGKTSITITLQESTQELDQVVVIGYGVQKKSDLTGAIASVDADEIAKLPATNVMHAIQGKAAGVEIVQNSGAPGASSTVRIRGMGTINNSDPLYVVDGIPMDNIDYLSPDDIESIEILKDASSAAIYGSRAANGVVLVVTKSGKNSQKILNVNFNAYLGWQESWKDPGLMDKQDFAYYSDFVNNLNIVTDYDAATGQMKVKPETQELIDKGVDWWDELSRSALMQKYNISLYGGNDKLNYYVSGNFQNTDGIIKESNYERKSFNGKMNAKLLKNLSLGTNLTYAREDRRVVGEGTWGVIKTAINYNPLTPIYDQNESYNWTTPIENLRRTTYDTYVNTFIGQITLDWDIVKGLKYSTRASYSNYASDQEQFNRYNVNPEIVGTIKYDVKRYPTTTDNISWDNILNYTAKWGDHDFSVMVGQTLETSTMKRTWAQGTGYGGYDDEFNALNFAQFSQSTSGYTTSWTALGLLGRISYDYKDRYLLQANFRADASSRFSKKNRWGYFPSVSAGWKINSESFMQNVDWISLLKLRAGWGQLGNNRIGNNAYATYVGQQSATYIYGVGMPTIQPGMSISSYGNSDILWERTQSTSVGLDFNVLDNRISTSVDYFIKDTHDMLVAVPIVYSSGYTSTPMQNAGSVRNKGWEVQLSYKDRIGDFNFELSGNFTKVKNEVTALGGNNDAIYGGNLGSPNNLGYVNKTVVGAPIACFYGWKTAGIMTEADFNEDGSPKVPVFSSGSTYTPGDMKFVDVNGDGVIDDSDRTFIGNPNPDFYYGFNINMEYKGFDLSMFFQGVAGNEIYDVTKYFRYSNVAYNGVWENLNYLSYSNVAKDYFDKVWRPVPDPANPSYRDHWGANLNGTVPLPSSDGTKNEMNFRNSDFYIQDGSYLRLKNIQLGYTFPKKWVNKLSVSNLRVYASATNLFTITSYDGLDPEVGKTSGQESNNLYLGIDQGVYPQARSYMFGVIIDF; encoded by the coding sequence ATGCTAAGCCATAGAAAAATAAAGGCTTTGTTGTTATTGTTCATGATTATGCTTGTTATGCCTGTTTATTCTCAGGTGATTACGGGTAAAGTGATAGATGCGAACAACAAAGAGCCGATTATCGGCGCTTCGATACAGGTGAAAGGAACAAGTATCGGAACAATGAGTGATCTGGACGGTCAATTTAAAATTACCGTGAAGGATAAAAATGCTTCTTTGCAGGTCTCTTATGTTGGGTATAAGACCGTTGTACAGCCTTTGAACGGGAAGACTTCTATTACGATTACTTTACAGGAATCGACTCAAGAGTTGGATCAGGTCGTGGTTATCGGTTATGGAGTACAGAAAAAAAGCGATTTGACAGGGGCTATTGCTTCTGTGGACGCAGATGAGATAGCTAAATTACCGGCAACGAATGTCATGCATGCTATTCAGGGAAAGGCTGCAGGAGTTGAGATTGTACAGAATTCCGGAGCTCCGGGTGCCAGTTCTACGGTTCGTATTCGAGGTATGGGTACGATCAATAATTCCGACCCTTTATATGTGGTTGACGGAATACCGATGGATAATATCGATTATTTGTCTCCGGATGATATAGAATCTATCGAAATTTTAAAAGATGCATCTTCTGCGGCTATTTACGGTTCTCGTGCTGCGAACGGTGTAGTGCTCGTTGTTACTAAATCGGGTAAAAACAGCCAGAAAATCTTAAATGTGAATTTTAATGCTTATCTGGGATGGCAGGAGTCATGGAAAGATCCCGGACTAATGGACAAACAGGATTTTGCTTATTATTCCGACTTTGTGAATAATCTGAATATTGTTACGGATTATGATGCGGCTACAGGCCAGATGAAGGTAAAGCCGGAAACTCAAGAGTTGATAGATAAAGGGGTTGATTGGTGGGATGAATTGTCTCGTAGTGCATTAATGCAGAAATACAATATCTCATTGTATGGAGGCAATGATAAATTGAATTATTATGTCAGTGGTAATTTTCAGAATACGGACGGTATTATAAAAGAGTCGAATTATGAACGCAAATCTTTTAACGGAAAGATGAATGCTAAGTTGCTGAAGAATTTGTCTCTTGGTACGAATCTTACTTATGCGCGTGAAGATCGCAGAGTTGTCGGAGAGGGAACTTGGGGTGTAATTAAGACAGCCATTAACTATAATCCGCTCACACCTATTTATGATCAGAATGAAAGTTATAATTGGACTACTCCGATCGAAAATCTTCGTCGTACGACTTATGATACCTATGTTAATACTTTTATCGGGCAAATAACATTGGATTGGGATATTGTGAAAGGATTAAAATATTCAACTCGTGCCAGTTATTCGAATTATGCTTCCGATCAAGAACAGTTTAACCGTTATAACGTAAATCCTGAAATTGTAGGAACTATAAAATATGATGTAAAACGTTATCCGACGACTACCGATAATATAAGTTGGGACAATATTTTGAATTATACGGCAAAATGGGGCGATCACGATTTTTCTGTGATGGTCGGTCAAACGCTGGAAACCTCGACAATGAAGCGTACATGGGCACAAGGTACAGGATATGGAGGGTATGATGATGAATTTAATGCATTGAACTTTGCTCAATTTTCTCAATCGACGTCTGGATATACAACTTCTTGGACTGCTTTAGGTCTTTTGGGACGTATTAGTTATGACTATAAAGACCGTTATTTATTACAAGCGAATTTCCGTGCGGACGCTTCATCCAGATTTTCGAAAAAAAATCGTTGGGGATATTTTCCGAGTGTATCTGCCGGATGGAAGATTAATTCGGAGTCATTTATGCAGAATGTAGATTGGATAAGTCTTTTGAAATTGCGTGCCGGTTGGGGACAGTTGGGTAATAATCGTATTGGAAATAATGCTTATGCAACTTATGTCGGACAGCAATCGGCTACTTATATATATGGAGTGGGAATGCCTACAATTCAACCGGGTATGAGTATATCTTCATACGGAAATTCCGATATTCTTTGGGAACGTACTCAATCGACCAGTGTCGGACTTGATTTTAATGTTTTGGATAATCGTATCTCTACATCGGTCGATTATTTTATTAAGGATACACACGATATGTTGGTTGCTGTCCCTATTGTCTATTCGTCAGGGTACACTTCTACTCCGATGCAGAATGCCGGAAGCGTGAGAAATAAAGGGTGGGAAGTTCAGCTTTCTTATAAAGATCGTATAGGAGATTTTAATTTTGAATTGTCGGGAAATTTTACGAAAGTAAAAAATGAAGTGACTGCTTTAGGCGGAAATAATGATGCCATATATGGTGGAAATTTAGGCAGTCCTAATAATTTGGGTTATGTAAATAAAACGGTAGTCGGAGCTCCTATTGCTTGTTTTTATGGTTGGAAAACAGCCGGAATCATGACCGAAGCAGATTTCAATGAAGACGGTTCTCCTAAAGTTCCGGTATTTTCTTCTGGATCAACTTATACACCCGGAGATATGAAATTTGTAGATGTAAACGGCGATGGTGTAATCGATGACAGCGATCGTACATTCATCGGGAATCCTAATCCGGATTTTTATTACGGATTTAATATCAACATGGAATATAAGGGATTTGATTTGTCGATGTTTTTCCAAGGTGTTGCCGGAAATGAGATTTATGATGTGACAAAATATTTCCGTTATTCAAATGTGGCTTACAATGGAGTATGGGAAAACTTAAATTATTTGAGTTATTCAAATGTGGCGAAAGATTATTTCGATAAAGTTTGGAGGCCAGTTCCCGATCCTGCTAATCCTTCTTATCGGGATCATTGGGGTGCTAATTTGAATGGGACAGTGCCGTTACCCAGTTCGGACGGAACTAAAAATGAAATGAATTTCAGAAATTCTGATTTTTATATACAAGACGGTTCATATTTGAGGTTAAAGAATATTCAATTAGGATATACTTTCCCTAAAAAATGGGTAAATAAATTGTCTGTGAGTAATTTAAGAGTTTATGCTTCTGCTACGAACCTATTTACTATCACTAGTTATGATGGTTTGGATCCGGAGGTCGGTAAAACTTCAGGTCAAGAAAGTAATAATCTTTATTTGGGTATCGATCAAGGAGTATATCCTCAAGCGCGCTCTTATATGTTTGGCGTAATTATTGATTTTTAA
- a CDS encoding ELWxxDGT repeat protein — protein MKHCYLKRNLKFFTGCLCAWAMFAPMTAQVLPDGMTRLTPEGLELGSVMSVANPLGPKEHAVRTENFLFFAGKDADHGSELWYTDLTPEGTKLFMDIIPGSESSEPSGLKWVNGKLFFTAETAEYGRELWVSDGTVEGTKMVKDIYPGNIGSQPGNMVILGDKVLFTARDEESEMMPVVDPETPESWIWISDGTEEGTVRIASIPMRSYFEVMGDKAFFAGVDLEHNEELWITDGTPEGTKLLKDINNRPSDDGTFGTGPAGIGALRNINDKMVVFRAETVAEQVGQDYGSEIWYSDGTPEGTKWLGFDFAKGEVGGLPAATEFAYPIAIGDTIYFRAKDGIHGCEPCFWDLTKPIEDGVNPRMIYDINHWGGNVALDSWGSNADFFVYQGYLMIQANGGYYMPEDVNQYASGYSLWLAPTATLDTCIYQRQFWGTEIAAGSLADNCSNFREVSGKLFFKAQDENNNNELWVIDGIENAPVKVVDLPDNGSPTGFYNINNNLYFGSSSTKALYKYDLGGTSAIEDPATVAVKVTVYPNPATERIFITTHQDIKTVQIYDLSGAQVLETAADNIDVSALNGIYFVKIVLADGHQVVEKIVVK, from the coding sequence ATGAAACATTGTTATCTAAAACGAAATCTGAAATTTTTTACAGGATGTCTGTGTGCTTGGGCAATGTTCGCCCCTATGACAGCACAAGTTTTGCCGGATGGAATGACCCGTTTGACACCGGAAGGTTTAGAGTTGGGTAGTGTTATGTCTGTTGCCAATCCATTGGGTCCTAAAGAACATGCCGTGAGAACAGAGAATTTTCTCTTTTTTGCCGGCAAGGATGCTGATCATGGCAGCGAGTTGTGGTACACAGACTTGACACCGGAAGGTACGAAGTTATTTATGGATATTATTCCGGGATCTGAGAGTTCCGAACCGAGTGGTTTGAAATGGGTGAACGGAAAATTGTTCTTTACGGCAGAAACTGCTGAATACGGACGGGAACTTTGGGTCTCAGACGGAACAGTAGAGGGGACGAAAATGGTAAAAGATATTTATCCGGGAAATATCGGTTCTCAACCGGGAAATATGGTTATTCTCGGGGATAAAGTTCTTTTTACAGCGAGGGATGAAGAAAGTGAAATGATGCCTGTTGTAGATCCTGAAACTCCTGAGAGTTGGATTTGGATATCCGATGGTACAGAAGAAGGAACAGTGCGTATCGCAAGCATTCCGATGAGGAGTTATTTTGAGGTAATGGGCGATAAGGCTTTTTTCGCAGGAGTTGATCTTGAGCATAACGAAGAATTGTGGATTACCGATGGAACACCTGAAGGAACAAAGTTACTGAAAGATATTAATAACAGACCGAGTGATGATGGTACATTCGGAACCGGTCCGGCAGGGATTGGAGCATTGCGTAATATCAATGATAAGATGGTGGTTTTTCGTGCTGAAACGGTAGCGGAACAAGTCGGTCAGGATTACGGGAGTGAAATTTGGTATAGCGATGGAACTCCTGAGGGGACTAAGTGGTTGGGATTCGATTTCGCCAAGGGAGAAGTTGGAGGTCTACCTGCGGCTACGGAATTTGCTTACCCGATAGCAATTGGTGATACGATTTATTTCCGAGCAAAGGACGGTATTCATGGTTGTGAGCCTTGTTTCTGGGATTTGACCAAGCCTATCGAAGATGGAGTAAATCCTCGTATGATTTATGATATTAATCATTGGGGTGGAAATGTTGCTTTGGATTCTTGGGGGTCGAATGCTGATTTCTTTGTATATCAAGGATATTTGATGATTCAGGCCAACGGAGGATATTATATGCCGGAAGATGTTAACCAATATGCTTCGGGATATAGTTTGTGGTTGGCTCCTACCGCTACTTTGGATACTTGTATTTATCAGCGTCAGTTCTGGGGTACAGAGATTGCTGCCGGAAGTTTGGCTGATAATTGCTCAAACTTCAGAGAAGTAAGCGGCAAACTGTTTTTTAAAGCACAAGATGAGAACAACAATAATGAATTATGGGTGATCGACGGTATTGAAAATGCCCCTGTTAAAGTTGTCGATTTACCGGATAACGGTTCTCCTACGGGATTTTATAATATTAATAATAATCTGTATTTCGGCTCTTCATCGACAAAAGCTCTTTACAAATATGATTTGGGAGGAACCAGTGCTATAGAAGATCCTGCAACGGTGGCTGTTAAGGTGACGGTTTACCCTAATCCTGCAACCGAAAGAATTTTCATCACGACACATCAGGATATAAAAACCGTACAAATTTATGATCTTTCGGGTGCACAGGTGTTGGAGACGGCAGCCGATAATATTGATGTTTCGGCTCTTAACGGAATCTATTTTGTAAAAATTGTATTAGCTGACGGACATCAAGTTGTTGAAAAGATTGTAGTTAAATAA
- a CDS encoding sugar-binding domain-containing protein — MKRNILFLLLILFGLVPEGFSQEYVLDLSGTWQFAMDSKDVGEQECWFERSLEDVILLPGTTDLAGKGIPNELSPALEKPQMLHLTRRHSYVGPAWYSREIEIPASWKGRNVSLYLERVMWQSKVWIDGVALEGVQESLTTPHRFDLPSDIRPGKHRLTIRIDNRKQYDISVKDLAHAYTNDTQIMWNGVLGRLELRAENQISVEDVQLYPNVSQKKVRCVVTVSNFGKKEKKGTLSFNPKILTDGRALSSQLLTTSFRPGKNTITYDYDMGENTVLWNEFSPVCYQMDVILTQGKKTSAFSARFGMRNLSTSGSVLMNNGDRIYLRGTLECCIFPLTGTPPTDKEGWNKVFSVAKAYGLNHLRFHSWCPPQAAFEVADDMGFYLQVELPLWSLTVGKDTTTNRFLYEEADRILKEYGNHPSFCLMSVGNELQPDFDFLNSLRSYMKSKDNRHLYTTTTFTFEKGHGDWPETGDDFFVTQWTKKGWVRGQGVFNDESPCFNKDYTSSVDGMNVPLISHEIGQYAVYPNLREIEKYKGVLDPLNFKAVRADLQEKGLLSKADDYLNASGKLAAILYKEEIERALKTPGFSGFQLLDLHDFPGQGTALVGLLDAFWDSKGIVAAEDFRNFCSPVVPLTRFPKAIYTNNELFEATVEIANYAASDIENKKISWNLFGPGRKSVASGYFDAAHIEKGKNSVIGKISASLNQVTVATCLTLEVAVAETPYKNSWSVWVYPENVAINAGDVCVTDNLEKALSELSKGRKVLLSPPVGALKGIEGKFVPVFWSPIHFPKQAGSMGILCDSGHSALSDFPTENHTDWQWWHLLKNSKTLVVDSIAPVSAIVEHVDNFANNRRLVSVFEATCNGGKLLFSSMDILSEKNRKYPEIRQLLYSLLNYMNSETFKPCSELPKEDLNKLVDSEIHEVKSSSATSIY; from the coding sequence ATGAAAAGAAATATTTTGTTTTTGCTTCTGATATTATTCGGGCTTGTTCCGGAGGGTTTTTCTCAGGAATATGTATTGGATTTAAGTGGGACATGGCAATTCGCTATGGACAGTAAGGATGTCGGTGAACAGGAGTGCTGGTTTGAAAGATCTTTGGAAGATGTTATTCTGTTGCCCGGTACGACCGATTTGGCAGGGAAGGGTATTCCGAATGAACTCTCTCCGGCTTTGGAAAAGCCTCAAATGTTACACTTGACTCGTCGTCATTCTTATGTAGGTCCGGCGTGGTATAGCCGGGAGATTGAGATTCCTGCATCGTGGAAAGGTCGGAACGTTTCTCTCTATTTGGAACGTGTTATGTGGCAATCTAAAGTTTGGATAGATGGGGTTGCTTTGGAGGGGGTACAAGAGAGCCTGACTACACCGCATCGTTTCGATTTACCATCAGATATTCGTCCTGGGAAACACCGGTTGACGATCAGGATTGATAATCGCAAACAGTATGATATTTCGGTTAAAGATTTGGCGCATGCTTATACCAATGATACTCAGATTATGTGGAATGGTGTATTGGGACGTCTGGAACTTCGTGCGGAAAATCAAATCTCTGTTGAGGATGTTCAGCTTTATCCGAATGTATCTCAGAAAAAAGTGCGATGTGTGGTAACTGTGTCGAATTTTGGAAAGAAAGAAAAAAAAGGAACTCTTTCATTTAATCCGAAAATATTAACAGATGGAAGAGCATTGTCGTCACAGTTATTGACTACATCTTTTCGTCCCGGAAAAAATACTATAACGTATGATTATGATATGGGCGAAAATACTGTTTTATGGAATGAATTTTCTCCGGTTTGTTATCAGATGGATGTTATTTTGACACAAGGGAAAAAAACTTCTGCTTTTTCAGCCCGGTTCGGAATGCGTAATTTATCGACGTCGGGTTCTGTATTGATGAATAACGGCGACCGCATTTATTTAAGAGGAACATTGGAATGTTGTATTTTCCCTTTAACAGGTACACCTCCTACTGATAAGGAAGGCTGGAACAAAGTATTTAGTGTTGCAAAAGCATACGGTTTGAATCATTTGCGTTTCCATTCGTGGTGTCCTCCTCAGGCAGCGTTTGAGGTAGCAGATGATATGGGATTTTATTTGCAGGTAGAGTTGCCTTTATGGTCTTTGACCGTTGGTAAGGATACGACAACCAACAGATTTCTTTATGAAGAGGCTGATAGAATATTAAAGGAATATGGTAACCATCCTTCGTTTTGTTTAATGAGCGTCGGAAATGAATTGCAACCGGACTTTGACTTTTTGAATAGTTTACGTTCTTATATGAAATCAAAAGACAATCGCCACTTATATACGACTACTACGTTTACTTTTGAAAAAGGTCATGGTGATTGGCCGGAAACCGGTGATGATTTTTTTGTGACGCAATGGACGAAAAAAGGTTGGGTTAGAGGACAGGGTGTTTTTAACGACGAATCTCCTTGTTTTAATAAAGATTATACTTCTTCCGTTGACGGGATGAATGTTCCTCTTATTTCTCATGAGATAGGACAGTATGCCGTGTATCCTAATTTGAGAGAGATTGAAAAATATAAAGGTGTACTTGACCCTTTGAATTTTAAGGCGGTAAGGGCTGATTTGCAAGAAAAAGGATTGTTGTCTAAAGCCGATGATTATTTGAACGCTTCGGGAAAATTGGCTGCTATATTGTATAAAGAGGAGATTGAACGGGCTCTGAAAACACCCGGATTCTCAGGTTTTCAATTGCTCGATTTGCACGATTTCCCCGGACAAGGAACTGCTTTAGTCGGTTTGTTAGATGCATTTTGGGATTCTAAGGGGATTGTTGCTGCTGAAGATTTTCGTAATTTTTGTTCTCCAGTTGTTCCTTTAACTCGTTTCCCGAAAGCGATTTATACGAATAACGAGTTATTCGAGGCGACAGTGGAAATTGCTAATTATGCTGCTTCAGATATTGAAAATAAAAAAATTTCGTGGAATTTATTTGGTCCGGGTAGAAAATCTGTTGCATCAGGATATTTTGATGCAGCACACATTGAAAAGGGTAAAAATTCTGTTATAGGAAAGATTTCAGCGTCTTTAAATCAGGTTACGGTTGCGACTTGTCTTACTTTGGAAGTGGCTGTAGCGGAAACGCCTTACAAGAATAGCTGGTCGGTATGGGTGTATCCCGAAAATGTAGCTATAAATGCGGGAGATGTTTGCGTGACAGATAATTTGGAAAAAGCTCTTTCAGAGTTGTCAAAGGGTCGGAAAGTGCTGCTTTCACCTCCTGTTGGCGCATTAAAGGGTATAGAAGGCAAGTTTGTTCCGGTTTTTTGGAGTCCGATTCATTTTCCGAAACAAGCGGGAAGTATGGGGATTTTGTGTGATTCCGGACATTCGGCTTTGTCGGATTTTCCAACCGAAAATCATACCGACTGGCAATGGTGGCATTTGCTGAAAAACTCTAAAACGTTAGTCGTCGATTCTATAGCTCCGGTGTCTGCGATAGTAGAACATGTCGATAATTTTGCGAACAACAGGCGATTGGTTTCGGTCTTTGAGGCTACTTGCAATGGCGGTAAGTTGTTGTTTTCTTCTATGGACATTCTTTCGGAAAAAAATCGGAAATATCCGGAAATCCGTCAGTTGCTTTACAGCCTTTTGAATTATATGAATTCAGAAACTTTCAAACCTTGTTCAGAACTTCCTAAAGAAGATCTTAATAAGTTGGTAGATAGTGAAATACATGAAGTGAAATCGAGTAGTGCGACTTCTATATATTGA
- a CDS encoding DUF5107 domain-containing protein gives MEKITEYLTRCEVGEGQVRAWEEDIMLPTYGIGKEEKNPIFLEKRVYQGSCGSVYPYPVVEKIEDVKFEKKYKALFLENEYIKMMVLPELGGRVQMAYDKIKKRHFVYYNQVIKPALVGLTGPWISGGIEFNWPQHHRPSTFLPTDYSIEENPDGSKTIWCNEVERMFRTKGMHGFTLYPGKAYIEIKAKVYNRTSFPQTFLWWANPAVVVNEHYHSVFPPDVNAVFDHGKRAVSSFPIATGVYYKQDYSSGVDISKYKNIPVPTSYMAIRSKFDFVGGYEEDKKGGLLHVADHHVSPGKKQWTWGNGDFGVAWDRNLTDEDGPYIELMTGVYTDNQPDFTWLQPYEEKSWVQYFMPYAEVGYVKNATKDMILNVDVQGNNTKLILYATGKQPKVRVLVKDVSDKILFDNTVNISPAEPFCVEFPSNGVLAENMITDIYGQDGKLLLTYKADKEEIKPLPNPAEAAKDPKEIASIEQLFLTGLHLEQYRHATYNPMDYYEEALSREPGDVRCNNAMGLLWMRKGEFAKAEVHFRTAIKTLTQRNPNPYDGEPYFNLGWSCRMQGKIDEAYDAFYKAAWNAAWQDASYFEIARIETIRGEYEKALESVEKSLTRNWHHHKARQLKCSLLRKMKYNEKAVAFADASLEIDSFNMGCRYERYLASGENSDLEKLKELMRDWSHGYIEYALDFVAGGLYEEAAGLLGLYLQDVEKVYPIIYYLLGYICMKQSNPSLAQEYFVKAEKCDSAYCFPNRIEEVLILQEAVRQNPSDAKSFYYLGNFWYASRRYENAVSCWEQSATIDPEFPTVWRNLSLAYYNKCNNREKAVAALEKAFALDNTDARILMELDQLYKKLGRSYAERLTFLEKHVALVESRDDLALERITLYNQLGRYSEAKALLAARKFHPWEGGEGKVTGQYVLCHVELAKEAISAGRFEEALDLLNKTESYPYNLGEGKLAGAEENDIYYYKGLCYRELGKESEALSCFHKATVGSSEPAQAFFYNDQQPDKIFYQGLAWRALGDEKKARSRFNKLIKHGEKHLFDNCKIDYFAVSLPDLAIWEEDLNKRNLLHCNYVMGLGHLGLGNLVKARSFLEEVRKLDVNHQGGQIHLNMCNR, from the coding sequence ATGGAAAAAATTACAGAATACCTGACCCGTTGTGAGGTTGGGGAAGGACAGGTACGTGCTTGGGAAGAAGATATTATGCTTCCTACGTATGGTATAGGAAAAGAAGAAAAAAATCCTATTTTTTTAGAAAAAAGAGTATATCAAGGGAGTTGCGGGTCTGTGTATCCATATCCCGTAGTTGAGAAAATAGAGGATGTAAAGTTTGAGAAAAAATACAAGGCTCTATTCCTTGAAAACGAATATATCAAGATGATGGTTTTACCAGAGCTCGGAGGTCGTGTGCAAATGGCCTACGATAAAATCAAGAAACGTCATTTTGTATATTATAATCAGGTTATAAAACCTGCTCTTGTGGGACTTACCGGTCCTTGGATTTCAGGTGGTATAGAATTTAATTGGCCACAACATCATCGTCCTTCGACATTTTTGCCTACAGATTATTCTATCGAAGAAAACCCTGATGGAAGTAAAACCATTTGGTGTAATGAAGTAGAACGGATGTTTCGAACGAAAGGGATGCATGGTTTTACTCTTTATCCCGGAAAGGCATATATCGAAATAAAAGCTAAAGTTTATAATCGGACATCTTTCCCCCAAACATTTCTTTGGTGGGCTAATCCGGCAGTTGTGGTGAATGAACACTATCATTCGGTTTTCCCGCCTGATGTAAACGCTGTTTTCGATCATGGAAAGAGAGCCGTCTCGAGTTTCCCTATTGCTACCGGTGTGTATTATAAACAAGATTATTCTTCTGGTGTAGATATTTCGAAATATAAAAATATTCCGGTTCCGACTTCATATATGGCGATTCGGTCGAAGTTTGACTTTGTCGGAGGATATGAGGAAGATAAAAAAGGAGGATTGCTGCATGTTGCCGATCATCATGTTTCTCCTGGGAAAAAACAATGGACATGGGGAAATGGAGATTTCGGTGTTGCATGGGATCGTAATCTCACAGATGAAGATGGTCCTTATATTGAATTGATGACGGGCGTATATACCGATAATCAGCCTGATTTTACATGGTTGCAACCGTATGAAGAAAAATCTTGGGTTCAATATTTTATGCCTTATGCAGAGGTCGGATATGTCAAGAATGCAACAAAAGATATGATTTTGAATGTTGACGTACAAGGGAATAATACTAAATTGATATTGTATGCTACGGGAAAACAACCGAAAGTGCGTGTTTTGGTGAAGGATGTAAGCGATAAAATATTGTTCGACAATACAGTGAATATATCACCGGCAGAGCCTTTCTGTGTCGAATTTCCGTCAAACGGGGTGCTTGCAGAAAATATGATTACGGATATATACGGTCAGGATGGAAAATTATTGCTTACCTATAAAGCCGATAAGGAAGAAATAAAGCCATTGCCGAATCCGGCAGAGGCAGCAAAAGACCCTAAAGAAATAGCTTCTATCGAGCAACTTTTCTTGACTGGGTTACATTTGGAACAATACCGTCATGCTACCTATAATCCGATGGATTATTATGAAGAAGCGTTAAGTCGGGAACCTGGAGATGTCCGTTGTAATAATGCTATGGGACTTTTATGGATGAGAAAGGGTGAATTTGCTAAAGCCGAAGTTCATTTTCGTACTGCAATAAAAACTCTTACACAACGTAATCCTAATCCGTATGATGGAGAGCCTTATTTCAATTTAGGTTGGAGTTGCCGTATGCAGGGAAAGATAGACGAGGCTTATGATGCGTTTTATAAGGCTGCATGGAATGCCGCATGGCAAGATGCTTCTTACTTTGAAATAGCCCGAATAGAAACCATTCGGGGAGAATATGAGAAAGCTCTCGAATCTGTTGAAAAGTCATTAACACGCAATTGGCATCATCACAAAGCTCGTCAGTTAAAGTGTTCACTTCTCCGTAAGATGAAATACAATGAAAAAGCAGTAGCTTTTGCTGACGCTTCTTTAGAAATCGATTCTTTCAATATGGGATGTCGCTATGAACGTTATTTGGCATCCGGAGAAAATTCTGATTTGGAAAAATTGAAAGAGTTGATGCGAGACTGGTCTCACGGGTACATTGAATATGCTTTGGATTTTGTTGCAGGAGGGTTATATGAGGAGGCTGCAGGTTTACTCGGATTATATCTTCAGGATGTCGAAAAAGTATATCCTATCATTTATTACTTATTGGGTTATATATGCATGAAACAAAGTAATCCTTCTTTGGCACAAGAATATTTTGTTAAAGCAGAAAAATGCGATTCGGCATATTGTTTCCCTAACAGAATAGAAGAAGTCTTGATTTTGCAAGAAGCCGTCCGGCAAAATCCTTCCGATGCAAAATCCTTTTATTATTTAGGAAATTTTTGGTATGCTTCCCGGCGTTATGAGAATGCTGTATCTTGTTGGGAGCAGTCGGCAACAATTGATCCTGAATTTCCGACAGTATGGAGGAATCTTTCGTTAGCATATTATAATAAATGTAATAATCGAGAAAAGGCGGTTGCTGCTTTAGAAAAAGCTTTTGCTTTAGACAATACGGATGCACGTATATTGATGGAACTCGACCAGCTTTATAAGAAACTGGGACGTTCATATGCCGAACGGTTGACTTTCCTTGAGAAACATGTCGCGTTGGTCGAATCCCGTGATGATTTGGCTTTGGAACGCATCACTTTATATAATCAGTTAGGACGTTATTCCGAAGCAAAAGCTTTGCTTGCGGCTCGTAAGTTCCACCCGTGGGAAGGCGGTGAGGGAAAAGTGACAGGACAATATGTTTTGTGTCACGTAGAACTGGCAAAAGAAGCAATTTCTGCAGGACGGTTTGAAGAGGCTTTGGATTTGTTGAATAAAACAGAATCGTATCCGTACAATTTGGGAGAAGGAAAACTCGCCGGAGCAGAGGAAAATGATATCTATTATTATAAAGGATTGTGTTATCGTGAGCTCGGTAAAGAGAGCGAAGCTTTAAGTTGTTTTCATAAGGCGACAGTCGGATCTTCTGAACCTGCACAAGCATTCTTCTATAATGATCAACAACCTGATAAAATATTCTATCAAGGATTGGCATGGCGAGCTTTAGGTGATGAGAAAAAGGCTCGAAGCCGCTTTAATAAGCTGATCAAACATGGTGAGAAGCATCTTTTCGATAATTGTAAGATAGATTATTTTGCTGTTTCATTACCTGATTTGGCAATTTGGGAAGAAGATCTGAATAAGCGAAATCTCCTTCATTGCAACTATGTAATGGGATTAGGACATTTAGGTTTAGGGAACTTGGTGAAAGCAAGATCATTCTTGGAGGAAGTTCGGAAATTAGATGTAAATCACCAAGGAGGACAAATACATTTGAATATGTGCAATAGGTAG